One segment of candidate division KSB1 bacterium DNA contains the following:
- a CDS encoding T9SS type A sorting domain-containing protein encodes MSGVWRTDNFASNWTLTQMPPGWNGASSLAEVKISLVNPQIVWAGESMIAGSPLYVSSDGGLSFAETAVFPDVTLGRISGLETHPAEDSTAFALFSFANAPKILRTNDLGQTWEDISGFGTGTTSTNGFPDVAVHSLLVMPYDTDIIWAGTEIGIFESMDGGATWADANNGFPATLVYEMVIVNDQVVVATHGRGVWSVALPELAGYEPPVATLSPRLNGIGGGAGGLISLDVSLRSPYDSTLVVADGEAVFSLPANPAGIDTNVNVLLSSIENQSSVAVSVKSFKDGDMFRSAVKEIVVFPLLEARNGYINNLNSFINNDIASNGLSVTSDFENRALHSPHNYADATVLTATLRVPIIVASTDAILSYDDIAIVEPGFPGSVFGDENFRDFVVVEGRNINEVTWLPLADGYDARFDATWLQTFNVNGNGAPSMFRTHEIDLLDTFPAEETILIRFRLFADETMNAWGWVVDNLSIQPQLVSVASNEQIPKVFSLSQNYPNPFNPGTQIDYTLPATAKVNLKIYNVRGQQVKYLVQDEAHLAGSYTVEWDCKDDFGVPVSSAFYFYRIEAGDRSPTSRALFVKSFKMTLLR; translated from the coding sequence GTGTCTGGTGTTTGGAGAACGGATAATTTTGCATCGAATTGGACCTTAACCCAGATGCCGCCAGGTTGGAACGGTGCCTCTTCTCTTGCTGAAGTGAAGATTTCTCTGGTCAATCCGCAAATTGTTTGGGCCGGGGAAAGTATGATCGCGGGCAGCCCCCTTTACGTGTCTTCAGATGGTGGCCTTTCTTTTGCTGAAACGGCGGTCTTTCCAGATGTTACTCTTGGCCGCATTTCTGGGTTAGAAACCCATCCTGCTGAGGACAGTACAGCCTTCGCGCTTTTCTCTTTTGCTAATGCTCCCAAGATCTTGCGGACAAATGATTTAGGCCAAACCTGGGAAGATATCTCGGGATTTGGCACCGGCACGACGAGCACAAATGGCTTTCCGGATGTCGCCGTACATAGCTTATTGGTCATGCCCTATGATACGGATATCATCTGGGCCGGCACAGAAATCGGTATTTTTGAATCTATGGACGGCGGAGCCACCTGGGCGGATGCAAATAATGGTTTCCCTGCTACCTTGGTGTATGAGATGGTTATTGTGAACGATCAGGTTGTTGTCGCAACCCACGGCAGGGGCGTTTGGTCAGTCGCTCTTCCGGAATTGGCCGGGTATGAACCTCCAGTTGCGACCCTATCTCCGCGTTTAAATGGAATTGGGGGTGGCGCTGGCGGTCTGATAAGTCTGGATGTTTCACTTAGATCTCCTTATGATTCTACCTTGGTCGTCGCTGATGGAGAAGCGGTCTTTAGTTTGCCAGCCAACCCTGCGGGTATCGATACAAATGTTAACGTCCTGTTATCATCGATTGAAAACCAGAGTTCAGTTGCCGTTTCGGTTAAATCGTTCAAGGACGGCGATATGTTTAGGTCAGCAGTTAAAGAAATTGTTGTTTTCCCATTACTGGAAGCACGAAATGGCTATATTAACAATCTCAATTCCTTTATTAATAATGACATTGCTTCAAATGGGCTAAGTGTAACCTCGGATTTTGAGAACCGTGCCCTTCATTCCCCTCATAACTATGCGGACGCGACTGTGCTGACTGCTACGCTCAGAGTACCCATTATTGTTGCCTCGACGGATGCAATTCTAAGTTACGATGATATTGCGATTGTGGAGCCGGGGTTTCCAGGCTCTGTCTTTGGTGATGAGAATTTTAGGGATTTTGTCGTAGTGGAGGGACGTAATATCAATGAGGTAACTTGGCTGCCCCTTGCTGATGGTTACGATGCCCGCTTTGATGCCACTTGGTTGCAAACTTTTAATGTGAATGGCAATGGCGCTCCATCCATGTTTCGAACTCATGAGATAGATTTATTGGATACATTTCCCGCTGAAGAGACAATCCTGATCAGATTCAGATTGTTTGCAGATGAAACTATGAATGCATGGGGATGGGTCGTTGACAATCTAAGTATCCAGCCTCAACTCGTGTCTGTTGCATCGAATGAGCAAATACCCAAAGTATTTAGTTTGTCCCAAAATTATCCGAATCCATTCAATCCCGGCACGCAAATCGACTATACTTTGCCAGCCACTGCTAAAGTGAATCTAAAAATTTATAATGTCCGTGGACAACAAGTTAAGTATTTGGTTCAAGATGAAGCGCACCTAGCTGGTTCTTATACCGTTGAGTGGGACTGTAAAGATGATTTCGGTGTCCCCGTATCCAGCGCCTTTTATTTTTACAGAATCGAGGCCGGCGACCGGTCACCAACATCACGGGCGCTCTTTGTTAAATCCTTCAAGATGACCCTGCTCAGGTGA
- a CDS encoding SRPBCC family protein — protein sequence MTEIRRSIEIAATNDRVWECINPQNWQNIFHFVKKVDGYEQGKSGVGTHASIIAGSDDFAIRYNVEVTELSEKTKIAYRRYGGPLVGKGVIQLKPLQKGTLLKRTSIYDDDLSEETIQSLSEGMEKDNLRVKKVAEAPK from the coding sequence ATGACAGAAATAAGACGTTCGATTGAGATTGCTGCCACAAATGACCGGGTATGGGAGTGCATTAATCCGCAGAATTGGCAAAACATTTTCCATTTTGTAAAAAAAGTTGACGGATACGAGCAAGGGAAATCCGGTGTTGGGACTCATGCCAGTATCATTGCCGGAAGTGATGATTTTGCAATAAGATATAATGTTGAAGTGACTGAATTAAGTGAGAAAACAAAAATTGCTTATCGCCGTTATGGAGGGCCTTTAGTTGGTAAAGGGGTTATTCAATTAAAGCCTTTGCAAAAAGGCACCCTATTAAAACGGACAAGCATTTATGACGACGATCTTTCTGAAGAAACGATTCAATCCTTGAGCGAGGGGATGGAAAAGGATAACCTGAGAGTAAAAAAGGTGGCTGAGGCTCCAAAATAA